The genomic stretch GGCCGTTTATTTTTGCGGCTGTGGCGGAATTGGTAGACGCACCAGATTTAGGTTCTGGCGCCGAGAGGTGTGGGAGTTCGAGTCTCCCCAGCCGCACCATTCAAGCCTGATTGGTCTCTGGCCAAAAAATTGATCCGGTGGATCGGTTTGACAGGTTGAATGCGCAGAACAGGGTGAAAGAGAGTTTTGGGTGTTGATGCCCGCAGATTAACGGTCCCGGCAGGGACGAACCGGTTGAAGTCAGGAAGCGACGAAAATGGAAGTCATAGAAAAGAGCAGCGAAGGCCTGTCACGCGAATTCACCATCAAGGTGCCATTCACAGAGCTGGATGGAAAACTTTCCGCCAAGCTGGAAGAAATGAAAGGCCAGGTCCACCTCAAGGGGTTCCGTCCGGGCAAGGCGCCGGTTTCCTTCCTGAAGAAGATGTATGGCAAGGGCATGATGGGGGAACTCATTCAGGAGACAGTGAATGAGGCCAGCCAGAAAGCGCTTGATGACAACAATCTGCAACCGGCCATGCCGCCGCATCCGCATTTTCGCGATGGACTGATTGATGATGTTGTCGCCGGTAAGGCTGACCTTGAATATGACATGCATGTCGAGGTGTTGCCGGAAATTGAACCGGCAGATGTTGCCTCACTGAAGCTGACCAAAATGGTTGCCGATGTGCCGCAGGAAGATATTGACGAAACCCTCAAGAACATTGCTGACCAGAACAAAAGCTACAAGGCCCGTGGCAAGACAGCCAAGTCGAAAGACGGCGACAAGCTGATTATCGACTTTGTTGGCCGTCTGGATGGCGAAGAGTTTGAAGGCGGAAAAGCCGAAGGCACAGAACTTGTGCTCGGCTCAGCCCAGTTTATTCCCGGCTTTGAAGAGCAGCTTGTTGGCACCAAGGCTGGTGACAAGAAAGATGTGACCGTGACGTTCCCCGACGAGTATGCTGCAGAGCATCTTGCCGGGAAGGAAGCCGTGTTTGAAGTGGACGTGACAGAGGTTCAGGCCCCTGAAACCGTCGAGATCGACGATGATATGGCCAAGAATGTTGGCTTCGACGATCTTGCCGCACTGACCGAAAGCGTCAAGGAGCGCCTTCAGCAGTCCTTTTCCGGCCAGAGCCGTCTGCATATGAAGCGCCATATTCTCGACAAGCTGGATGGTCTGCATGACTTCGATCTGCCACCGGGCATGGTCAATGCCGAGTTTGACCAGATCTGGCAGCAGGTTCAGCAGGCCGAGCTTGATGACGAAGATAAGGAAAAGCCTGAGGAAGAACTCAAGGAAGAATATCGCAAGATTGCCGAGCGCCGTGTGCGCCTTGGTCTGGTGCTCGCAGAAATCGGCAAACGCGCCGAAGTGGAAGTCCCACAGGAAGACATGAACCGGGCCCTGCAAATGCAGGCGCAACAGTTCGGTATGCCTATCCAGCAGCTTGCCGAATTCTATCAGGGCAACCCGCAGGCACTGGCGCAACTGCGCGCGCCGCTTTTCGAGGACCGTGTTGTCGATTATATCATCGAGCGCGCCGAGGTGACGGAGAAGACCGTCAGCAAGGAAGATCTGATGAAGGACCCGGACGAAGACGAGGCAGCACCTGCTGCCGAAGCAAAGCCGGCCAAGAAAAAGGTCGCCAAGAAGAAAGCAGCCAAGAAAACGGATGCTGGCGAAGAAGAATAGGCGCCGCCTGTTCGGGTCGAGAGA from Parvularcula sp. IMCC14364 encodes the following:
- the tig gene encoding trigger factor, giving the protein MEVIEKSSEGLSREFTIKVPFTELDGKLSAKLEEMKGQVHLKGFRPGKAPVSFLKKMYGKGMMGELIQETVNEASQKALDDNNLQPAMPPHPHFRDGLIDDVVAGKADLEYDMHVEVLPEIEPADVASLKLTKMVADVPQEDIDETLKNIADQNKSYKARGKTAKSKDGDKLIIDFVGRLDGEEFEGGKAEGTELVLGSAQFIPGFEEQLVGTKAGDKKDVTVTFPDEYAAEHLAGKEAVFEVDVTEVQAPETVEIDDDMAKNVGFDDLAALTESVKERLQQSFSGQSRLHMKRHILDKLDGLHDFDLPPGMVNAEFDQIWQQVQQAELDDEDKEKPEEELKEEYRKIAERRVRLGLVLAEIGKRAEVEVPQEDMNRALQMQAQQFGMPIQQLAEFYQGNPQALAQLRAPLFEDRVVDYIIERAEVTEKTVSKEDLMKDPDEDEAAPAAEAKPAKKKVAKKKAAKKTDAGEEE